The following are encoded together in the Budorcas taxicolor isolate Tak-1 chromosome 4, Takin1.1, whole genome shotgun sequence genome:
- the LOC128046997 gene encoding ubiquitin carboxyl-terminal hydrolase 17-like protein 6 — METLVGLVCRAPGAASEHGGGARPAPFNVLAGGQGCRASAAGADALRGPSVPEGPSPAVGRPQRGDLAPGSAGLARGQKVALSWRGPWGVGAGLRNLGNTCYVNAALQCLSHTPPLASWLVSRQPATLCPAGGCCTLCAMRAHVTRALLHAGEVIRPRKDLLAGFHRHQQEDAHEFLMFTLNGMQQGCLSASQPSGHASEDTSVVRQIFGGTWRSRIQCLHCLGVSDTFDPYLDISLDITAAPSVEQALRELVKPEKLEAENAYDCGVCLRKVPATKRLTLPSTSQVLVLVLKRFTQLSGAKRAEEVRYPQCLDVQPYTSERKAGPLGYVLYAVLVHSGWSCERGHYFCYVRAGNGQWCEMDDAKVTACDETAALSQGAYVLFYAREGAWEGGAGRGAAAPLGADPTDPGQPAGDASGRAPGSQESPGDTEAEGMSLEQWRRLQEHDRPKPALELREIQAALPAGAVVIHRSRHGGGRNRPPPAQEHHRLDRPSTDTPAPGPTDVGQGPCASGRARATKGRNKKPRPSLGLWR; from the coding sequence ATGGAAACCCTCGTGGGCCTTGTTTGCAGAGCCCCGGGGGCTGCTTCTGAGCACGGGGGAGGTGCGCGTCCGGCTCCCTTCAACGTCTTGGCCGGAGGGCAAGGTTGTCGGGCCAGCGCCGCTGGTGCGGATGCCCTTCGGGGACCCTCTGTCCCTGAGGGGCCGTCGCCGGCGGTCGGGCGCCCCCAGCGGGGTGACTTGGCTCCTGGGTCAGCGGGGCTGGCGCGTGGCCAGAAAGTCGCCCTGAGTTGGAGGGGGCCGTGGGGGGTGGGCGCTGGGCTTCGGAATCTGGGGAACACGTGCTACGTGAATGCGGCGCTGCAGTGTCTGAGCCACACGCCGCCCCTGGCCAGCTGGCTGGTGTCCCGGCAGCCCGCCACCCTCTGTCCGGCCGGCGGCTGCTGCACGCTCTGTGCCATGCGAGCTCACGTGACCCGAGCCCTCCTTCACGCGGGAGAGGTGATCCGGCCCCGCAAGGACCTGCTGGCGGGCTTCCACAGACACCAGCAGGAAGATGCCCACGAGTTTCTGATGTTCACTCTGAATGGCATGCAGCAAGGGTGCCTGAGTGCATCCCAGCCATCGGGCCACGCCTCCGAGGACACCAGCGTCGTCCGTCAGATCTTCGGCGGGACGTGGAGGTCTCGGATCCAGTGTCTCCACTGCCTCGGTGTCTCGGACACGTTCGACCCTTATCTGGACATCAGCCTGGATATCACGGCGGCTCCGAGTgtggagcaagctctgagagagctGGTCAAGCCCGAGAAGCTGGAGGCGGAAAATGCCTATGACTGTGGCGTTTGTCTCCGGAAGGTGCCTGCCACCAAGAGGTTGACTTTGCCCAGCACGTCCCAGGTCCTGGTGCTGGTGCTGAAGCGGTTCACACAGCTGAGCGGGGCCAAAAGGGCTGAGGAGGTGCgctatccccagtgcctggacgTGCAGCCCTACACGTCTGAGCGGAAGGCAGGGCCCCTGGGCTACGTGCTCTATGCCGTGCTGGTGCACTCCGGGTGGAGCTGTGAGCGAGGACACTACTTTTGTTACGTCCGAGCGGGCAACGGCCAATGGTGTGAGATGGACGATGCCAAGGTGACCGCCTGTGACGAGACTGCTGCCCTGAGCCAGGGCGCCTACGTCCTGTTCTACGCCCGGGAGGGTGCGTGGGAAGGGGGCGCTGGGCGAGGGGCAGCGGCCCCCCTCGGGGCTGACCCCACAGACCCCGGGCAGCCTGCAGGAGACGCCAGCGGCAGAGCTCCTGGGTCGCAGGAGTCCCCGGGGGACACAGAGGCCGAAGGGATGAGCTTAGAGCAGTGGAGACGCCTGCAAGAACACGACCGACCGAAGCCGGCCTTGGAGCTGCGCGAGatccaggctgccctgcctgccGGCGCAGTCGTGATTCACCGGTCCAGACACGGAGGAGGGAGAAACCGCCCGCCGCCCGCACAGGAGCACCACCGGCTCGACCGGCCCAGCACGGACACCCCGGCTCCGGGGCCGACGGACGTCGGCCAGGGCCCTTGTGCCAGCGGGAGGGCCAGAGCGACCAAGGGGAGGAACAAGAAGCCGCGgccatctctggggctgtggCGGTAG